The nucleotide sequence GGTTCGAAAACAACGAGGGCGGCTACGGCACGCTGACCTGGGACATAGCACTAGACAGCATCATCCTCGATCACGCGGACCGCTATGTCGAATGCTCGCACAGCTATGACGAGGGGCTTTGAGATGGCCCATCCGCTTCATCATGCTGAAAGCTCTGCCCGGAAATTCGGCGGGGTGCCGTCTGACTATCAGTCTGTGCACGATTGGTTTGACGCCTCGAAAGAGCACCTCGCGCTCTTCACGCACAGAGCTTTGCGCCATCACGCCCAAGGCATGTTCGAGGCCGAACGTGTCTTCGGTCTGACCCTGACCAATAGTGCAGGCCGCGACATCCCCGTGCGCTGGATCGGCGAGCAGCATATCCGTGAAGACTGCCAGGGCCGCATCCCGAGCATGGCGGACTGGCTGCGACGGATACAGCCTGAGCCATGGATGGCCAATGGCCAAATCGACCGGCATTCCGGCTCCGAGCCCTGCGGCGACCCAAGGGTTGCCTGGGCCTCCGAGGTCGCCGCCGGAAGAACGGTTCTTGGCCTGAAGGATTGGATGGCGGCGCGCGCGACGCAAGCCACGCAAAGCGCCTGACAGCTCTCGGCCGTTTGCCAAACAAATCTTGCATGGAAGCCCGGTCGGAAGATCGGACTTCTTGCGTCGTTTCCCCACCATTCTTCGTAAGGAGGTTCGCATGACACTCGAAGACATCAAGGCGGCCGTTGATGCCGGCCAGACCGTGCATTGGGCCAATACCGGCTACGTTGTCCACAAGGACCGGCTCGGTCAGTACCTCATCACCTATGTGCCGAATGGTAGCTGCATCGGTCTGACCGACCGGGGCGGGCACCGGTTGAACGGAAAAGAAACGGAGTTCTTCGTCGCGCAATCGAAGGACGCCGCAGAAAATCCGGGCAACCAATCAAGACCAGACGGGCAGGGGAGGGGCGTAGCACCCGGAGGCGCGGGGGCATTCCCACTCGGACGGCAGCTTTGACCCGTGGGCGGGGCTGAAAGGAAAGCGAGCTTTCTGGTTTGTGATCCCTCAAGGGGTCGAGAAAGCAATCCCGGATGCGCTGGCAAGAACGTCAGGCACCGGCCAATCCAAGAAGGAACTATCCCATGTTCGCAGGAACCCTGACCCGCAACACCGAAACCGCAGCCGCCGAATACACCGGCATGATCCATTCGACGCGCTTTGACATCGCCATCCAGTTGGAGGCACGGGCCAAGATGTCCGAACGCAGCCCGGATTTTGACGTGACGGCAATCAACAGGTCGGGCCGCAAGGTGCGCATCGGCACGGCCTGGAACGAGACCGGCAACACCAGCGGCAACCCCTACATCTCGATGCAGATCGATGTCGGCTTGGGCCCCTTCCGGGTCAACGCGGTGCAGACGAAAGAGGCGCGCGCGGCCCAGAGCGGCGAATTCGAGATCATCCCGCTGGTCTCGAACGGCCTGATGAAATCCGGCTCGATCTCGGGCGAGCTCACCGCCATGGACGCCGACAACGCCTTCACCGGCTACATCGCCAACATGATGTTCGATCTGGAGTTCATGCTGATCGAGAACAGCTACAAGACCGAGGAGACCCACCCCGATTACCGCATCGAAGTCAGCTCGCCCCGGGGCACGCCGATCCGCGTCGGCTCGGCCTGGATGGCCAAGAGCAGCCGCACGGGCAATGACTACCTGTCGCTGCTGATCAACACGCCTGATGGCGACCTGCGTGTCAACGCCGTCCAGAACGAAGAACAGCGCGGTGGCCAGACCTTCTCGATCATCCCGTTCATCGACAGCGGTGAGCAGCCGCAGGATGCAGGCACGGGGCTGTCGTTGGTCGCCTAATCGGCGCGCGAGGGGGAGATAATCTGAACCCAAAGGGGAGCCG is from Octadecabacter sp. SW4 and encodes:
- a CDS encoding DUF736 family protein, yielding MFAGTLTRNTETAAAEYTGMIHSTRFDIAIQLEARAKMSERSPDFDVTAINRSGRKVRIGTAWNETGNTSGNPYISMQIDVGLGPFRVNAVQTKEARAAQSGEFEIIPLVSNGLMKSGSISGELTAMDADNAFTGYIANMMFDLEFMLIENSYKTEETHPDYRIEVSSPRGTPIRVGSAWMAKSSRTGNDYLSLLINTPDGDLRVNAVQNEEQRGGQTFSIIPFIDSGEQPQDAGTGLSLVA